A DNA window from Phaeobacter sp. A36a-5a contains the following coding sequences:
- a CDS encoding WecB/TagA/CpsF family glycosyltransferase, with the protein MYFDIRDTRIDVNIADPARLEQAVMGHFQTRRGFALATVNLDHLVKMHSSPAFLKAYAAQDFVVADGRPIVWLSRLAQRPVALMPGSDMVLPLCRWAARAGVPVALVGSTEAALQDASAALKAEVPGLEIAWCHAPPTGFDPGSEAAEQILRELARKQIGLCFLALGAPKQEIMAARGRALAPEVGFASVGAGLDFLGGHQKRAPAWVRRLALEWLWRALSSPRRLGPRYLRCLAILPGQLLHALRLRHP; encoded by the coding sequence GTGTATTTTGATATTCGGGACACACGGATTGATGTGAACATTGCCGATCCGGCGCGGCTGGAACAGGCGGTGATGGGGCATTTCCAGACCCGTCGTGGCTTTGCGCTGGCGACGGTGAATTTGGATCACCTGGTGAAAATGCACAGCTCGCCTGCCTTTCTGAAAGCCTATGCCGCACAGGATTTCGTGGTGGCTGATGGGCGGCCCATTGTCTGGCTGTCACGGCTGGCACAACGACCGGTGGCGCTGATGCCGGGCTCCGACATGGTGCTGCCGCTTTGTCGTTGGGCCGCGCGCGCCGGGGTGCCTGTTGCTCTTGTGGGCAGCACCGAAGCCGCGCTTCAGGATGCCTCCGCGGCATTGAAAGCTGAGGTGCCGGGGCTTGAAATCGCCTGGTGCCACGCGCCGCCGACGGGCTTTGACCCCGGCAGCGAGGCTGCGGAGCAGATCCTGCGCGAGCTTGCGCGCAAGCAGATTGGCCTGTGTTTTCTGGCGCTTGGCGCCCCCAAACAGGAGATCATGGCCGCCCGTGGTCGCGCTCTTGCGCCCGAGGTCGGCTTTGCCTCAGTTGGCGCGGGGCTTGATTTTCTGGGCGGCCATCAGAAAAGAGCGCCCGCCTGGGTGCGCCGATTGGCCCTGGAATGGCTGTGGCGGGCGCTGAGCAGCCCGCGCCGCCTGGGTCCGCGCTATCTGCGCTGTCTGGCAATCCTGCCGGGTCAGCTGCTTCACGCGCTCAGGCTGCGCCACCCCTGA
- a CDS encoding urate hydroxylase PuuD translates to MFELLMMWDWLGFAIRWLHVITAIAWIGSSFYFIALDLGLRKAPDLPVGAHGEEWQVHGGGFYHIRKYLVAPAEMPDHLTWFKWESYMTWLSGFALLMVVYWVGGELYLIDQSKADLALWQGILISAATLSVGWLVYDRLCKSGLAERPTLLMVLLFVMLVAMGWGLNQVFTGRAMMLHLGAFTATIMTANVFFIIMPNQRIVVKDLQEGRAPDAKYGKIAKLRSTHNNYLTLPVVFLMLSNHYPLAFASEYNWLIAALVFLMGVTIRHYFNTRHARAGDPTWTWLATALLFLGVIILSSLGLEHEGDDAPEEAALSGTALTMAQTEGFAEVHEIVLGRCSMCHAREPFWDGIRTAPKGVLLETEADVARRAGEIYLQAGVTHAMPPANITYMAPEDRAAIRAWFRAAQM, encoded by the coding sequence ATGTTTGAGCTGTTGATGATGTGGGATTGGCTGGGCTTTGCCATCCGCTGGCTGCATGTGATCACCGCCATCGCCTGGATCGGCTCCTCCTTCTATTTCATCGCGCTGGATCTGGGGCTGCGCAAGGCACCGGATCTGCCGGTGGGCGCCCATGGCGAGGAATGGCAGGTCCATGGTGGCGGTTTTTATCACATCCGCAAATATCTGGTCGCCCCCGCCGAGATGCCTGACCATCTGACCTGGTTCAAATGGGAAAGCTATATGACATGGCTTTCGGGTTTTGCGCTGTTGATGGTGGTCTATTGGGTCGGTGGCGAGCTGTATCTCATCGACCAGTCGAAGGCGGATCTGGCGCTGTGGCAGGGGATCCTGATTTCAGCCGCGACGCTCTCGGTGGGCTGGCTGGTCTATGACCGTCTGTGCAAATCCGGTCTGGCTGAGCGCCCGACCCTGCTGATGGTGCTGTTGTTCGTGATGCTCGTGGCCATGGGCTGGGGTCTCAATCAGGTGTTCACCGGTCGCGCCATGATGCTGCATCTCGGTGCCTTTACCGCCACCATCATGACGGCGAATGTGTTTTTCATCATCATGCCCAACCAGCGCATCGTGGTGAAGGATCTGCAGGAAGGCCGCGCGCCGGACGCCAAATATGGCAAGATCGCCAAGCTGCGCTCGACCCATAACAACTATCTGACGCTGCCGGTGGTGTTTCTGATGCTGTCGAACCACTACCCGCTGGCATTTGCCAGCGAATACAACTGGCTGATCGCGGCGCTGGTGTTCCTGATGGGGGTGACCATCCGGCATTATTTCAACACACGCCATGCCCGTGCAGGTGATCCGACCTGGACCTGGCTGGCGACGGCGCTGTTGTTCCTGGGCGTGATCATCCTGTCGTCGCTGGGGCTTGAGCATGAGGGCGACGATGCCCCGGAGGAGGCCGCGCTGAGCGGCACCGCGCTGACCATGGCCCAGACCGAAGGCTTTGCCGAGGTGCATGAAATCGTTCTGGGCCGATGCAGCATGTGCCATGCCCGCGAACCCTTCTGGGACGGGATCCGCACCGCCCCCAAGGGTGTCTTGCTGGAGACCGAAGCGGATGTGGCCCGCCGCGCCGGTGAGATTTACCTGCAGGCGGGTGTGACCCATGCGATGCCACCTGCCAATATCACCTATATGGCGCCCGAGGATCGCGCTGCGATCCGGGCCTGGTTCCGCGCCGCGCAGATGTAG
- a CDS encoding glycosyltransferase family 2 protein, with amino-acid sequence MTGTDDPPSPAAPKAPDGLTRRFRARLADRFDSRIVMPFDRLRFRATLRHLSGPRQIHQPREAVTVVALVRDGAYYLDVFLAHYRALGAAHFVFCDTGSSDGTLARLAAEPDVTVLQSRLPWGRFENIFRGYAARKFCAGRWCLFADMDEILEFEGQAQLGLTGLVRYLDRHGYSAMMAQMLEMFPKAPLQSVAQHAYPEVQQSFCHYDISAVRALPYHDPATGLGFFLSQNRLPDAPAPAPRMQFGGIRGAVFGENCCLSKHPLVFVGADVGPAVHPHLSTGVQVADTMAVLKHYKFANDPMARDQASLSRAAISHGEDALRVAGFATTPDLSLWSEKAQRYDGPETGPQQLREAGFLQVSPRYLAESAA; translated from the coding sequence ATGACCGGCACAGATGATCCTCCCAGCCCCGCCGCACCGAAAGCGCCCGATGGGCTGACCCGCCGGTTTCGTGCCCGTCTTGCGGATCGGTTCGACAGCAGGATCGTCATGCCATTTGATCGCCTGCGGTTTCGTGCAACGCTCCGGCACCTGTCGGGGCCGCGTCAAATTCATCAACCGCGCGAAGCGGTTACCGTGGTCGCGCTGGTGCGGGACGGAGCCTATTACCTTGATGTTTTTCTCGCCCATTACCGCGCGCTTGGGGCGGCGCATTTCGTCTTCTGCGACACCGGCTCCAGCGACGGCACGCTGGCCCGGCTGGCGGCAGAACCGGATGTCACGGTGCTGCAATCCCGCCTGCCCTGGGGCCGCTTTGAAAATATCTTTCGCGGTTATGCGGCGCGGAAGTTTTGCGCCGGTCGCTGGTGTCTTTTCGCCGATATGGACGAAATCCTTGAATTCGAGGGGCAGGCGCAGCTCGGCCTGACCGGGCTGGTGCGCTATCTGGATCGGCATGGGTATAGCGCGATGATGGCGCAGATGCTGGAAATGTTTCCCAAGGCGCCGCTGCAATCGGTCGCGCAGCACGCCTACCCGGAGGTGCAGCAGAGCTTCTGCCACTACGACATCAGCGCGGTGCGCGCCCTGCCCTACCATGATCCGGCTACCGGGCTGGGGTTCTTCCTGTCCCAGAACCGGCTGCCAGATGCGCCCGCGCCTGCACCCAGAATGCAGTTCGGTGGCATTCGCGGCGCGGTTTTTGGAGAGAACTGTTGCCTCAGCAAACACCCGTTGGTTTTTGTCGGTGCAGACGTCGGCCCGGCGGTGCATCCGCATCTGTCGACCGGTGTGCAGGTCGCCGACACGATGGCAGTTCTGAAACACTATAAATTTGCCAATGATCCGATGGCGCGGGATCAAGCCTCCCTGTCCCGCGCGGCCATCTCCCATGGCGAGGATGCGCTGCGTGTTGCGGGCTTTGCCACGACGCCGGATCTCAGCCTATGGTCCGAAAAGGCTCAGCGCTATGACGGGCCGGAAACCGGGCCGCAACAGCTGCGCGAGGCCGGTTTCCTGCAGGTTTCCCCGCGTTATCTGGCGGAGAGCGCAGCATGA
- a CDS encoding glycosyltransferase, producing MTRDVQDPPVAAQTPPIVDAVVIGRNEGARLLACLRSLQGQLRQVIYVDSGSTDGSVAAAEALGVKIVSLDMSERFTAARARNAGLAHLDGDCTYVQLVDGDCEVVPGWIASATARLEADPRLAVVCGRRRERHPDSSIYNQLCDHEWDTPVGPAKACGGDALMRLRALQEVGGYRNDLIAGEEPELCLRLARAGWSIWRLDAEMTLHDAQMLRFSQWWQRSRRAGFAFAEGAALHGAGPERHWVAETRRALIWGAGIPAFILMLLPFSGWALLLLLVYPVQFLRLATRMGRRRAFYSILGKFAEAQGAMEYHWLRLRGRKRGLMEYK from the coding sequence ATGACCCGAGATGTGCAGGATCCGCCGGTCGCCGCCCAGACGCCGCCGATTGTCGATGCTGTCGTCATCGGCCGCAACGAAGGGGCGCGGCTGCTGGCCTGCCTGCGCAGCCTGCAAGGTCAGCTGCGTCAGGTGATCTACGTCGACAGCGGGTCGACGGATGGGTCGGTCGCCGCGGCCGAGGCGCTGGGGGTAAAGATTGTCAGCCTCGATATGAGCGAGCGGTTCACCGCTGCCCGCGCCCGCAATGCAGGTCTGGCCCATCTCGACGGCGACTGTACCTATGTGCAGCTGGTGGATGGCGATTGCGAGGTGGTGCCGGGCTGGATCGCCAGCGCAACCGCGCGGCTGGAGGCTGATCCCCGGCTGGCGGTGGTCTGTGGGCGGCGGCGCGAACGTCACCCCGACAGCTCGATCTACAACCAGCTCTGCGATCACGAATGGGACACTCCGGTCGGCCCGGCGAAGGCCTGTGGCGGCGACGCCCTGATGCGGCTTCGCGCCCTGCAGGAGGTTGGCGGCTATCGCAACGACCTGATCGCGGGCGAAGAGCCTGAGCTGTGCCTGCGTCTGGCACGCGCGGGGTGGTCAATCTGGCGGCTGGATGCCGAGATGACATTGCACGATGCCCAGATGCTGCGGTTTTCGCAGTGGTGGCAGCGCAGCCGCCGTGCGGGTTTCGCCTTTGCCGAGGGGGCGGCGCTGCATGGCGCCGGTCCCGAACGCCATTGGGTTGCGGAAACCCGGCGGGCGCTGATCTGGGGCGCCGGAATCCCGGCCTTCATCTTGATGCTGCTGCCGTTTTCCGGTTGGGCGCTGCTATTGTTGCTGGTCTACCCGGTGCAGTTCCTGCGGCTGGCTACCCGGATGGGCCGTCGTCGCGCATTCTATTCCATTCTCGGCAAATTTGCCGAGGCACAGGGCGCGATGGAATATCACTGGCTGCGACTGCGGGGGCGCAAACGCGGATTGATGGAATACAAATAA
- a CDS encoding autotransporter assembly complex protein TamA, which yields MFYRRSFRRSLCHVTQPRGFAQLGRKVALATALFFGGTLALSAADARLVAPGSDGDLRDLLQDASATLATSARGETGVQPLMAAALSDYRTLVQVLYDQGYFSPVVQISVDGREAARIQPLNLPREIKKIDITVKAGPKFTFGTAEIAPLPQRRAVEIPEEFATGRTATTAVLRDAANAGVENWRYAGHPQAKVGAQSITANHVAARLNASLRLAPGPQLRFGRLKLATPSNVRAEAIQRIAGFPTGEVFHPDLLSRSATRLRRTGAFAAVTIRPAERANPDGTLDYVARIEDQPPRRFTFGAELSSSDGLEVSGSWMHRNLFGGAERLRFEARLSGIGSANDLDGRVALRLDRPAAFGPDDSQFYLLEAERLDEEHYTATRGLGAVGLRRVYSDQLFAEASVGFESVLAEDVFGKRRFKYLVGQLRAEYDGRDSSLSATSGYYLDARALPFIGVDGSKSGLQLKFDGRAYKALGSSDRIVLAGRLQMGSVIGPSLSEVSPTLLFYSGGAGSVRGQEFQSLGVPAAGGISGGRGYLALSGEVRGRIGEKFTLVGFYDVGLVDAESFVSSDSARHAGAGFGLRYDVAGIGAIRLDLAYPVDGGSDDGLQFYIGIGQAF from the coding sequence ATGTTCTATCGCCGATCCTTCCGCCGCTCCCTTTGCCATGTCACTCAACCTCGGGGTTTTGCTCAGCTGGGCCGCAAGGTCGCCCTGGCAACGGCCTTGTTCTTTGGCGGCACATTGGCGCTGTCTGCGGCGGACGCCCGGCTGGTCGCGCCGGGGTCGGACGGCGATTTGCGCGACCTCCTGCAGGATGCTTCTGCCACGCTGGCGACCAGCGCACGCGGCGAGACCGGCGTGCAGCCGCTGATGGCGGCGGCGCTCTCGGATTATCGCACGCTGGTGCAGGTGCTTTACGATCAGGGATATTTCTCACCGGTGGTGCAGATAAGCGTCGATGGGCGCGAGGCGGCCCGGATCCAGCCCCTGAACCTTCCGCGTGAGATCAAGAAGATAGACATCACCGTCAAGGCAGGTCCGAAATTCACCTTTGGCACCGCTGAGATTGCCCCCCTCCCACAGCGGCGAGCGGTTGAGATCCCCGAAGAATTTGCCACCGGTCGCACCGCCACCACCGCAGTCCTGCGCGATGCCGCAAACGCGGGTGTGGAAAACTGGCGCTATGCCGGTCACCCGCAGGCCAAGGTCGGCGCGCAGTCGATCACCGCCAACCATGTGGCCGCCAGACTGAATGCGAGTCTGCGCCTGGCGCCGGGACCGCAGCTGCGTTTTGGTCGTTTGAAACTGGCCACACCCTCGAACGTGCGGGCAGAGGCGATACAGCGGATCGCAGGCTTCCCGACAGGCGAGGTGTTTCACCCCGATCTTCTGTCGCGGTCCGCGACACGGTTGCGCCGCACCGGGGCTTTTGCCGCTGTCACCATTCGCCCTGCCGAACGCGCCAATCCCGACGGTACGCTGGATTATGTCGCCAGGATCGAGGATCAGCCGCCCCGGCGATTTACCTTTGGGGCTGAACTCAGCTCCTCTGACGGGCTGGAGGTGAGTGGTTCCTGGATGCACCGCAATCTCTTTGGCGGTGCCGAGCGCCTGCGATTTGAGGCCCGGTTGTCGGGCATTGGCAGTGCAAATGATCTGGACGGGCGCGTGGCGCTGCGGCTGGACCGGCCTGCCGCTTTTGGTCCCGATGACAGCCAGTTCTACCTGCTTGAGGCCGAGAGGCTGGACGAAGAACATTACACCGCCACCCGTGGACTGGGCGCGGTCGGTCTGCGCCGGGTCTATTCCGACCAGCTTTTTGCCGAGGCCTCCGTTGGCTTTGAGAGCGTGCTCGCCGAAGACGTCTTCGGCAAGCGACGTTTCAAATATCTGGTCGGGCAGCTGCGGGCGGAATACGACGGGCGCGACAGCAGCCTGAGCGCCACCAGCGGATATTATCTGGATGCCCGCGCCCTGCCCTTTATCGGCGTGGATGGCAGCAAATCCGGGCTTCAGCTGAAATTCGACGGGCGCGCCTATAAGGCGCTTGGCAGCAGTGACCGCATCGTGCTGGCCGGGCGGTTGCAGATGGGATCGGTGATCGGCCCGTCGCTGTCTGAGGTTTCGCCCACCCTGCTGTTTTACTCCGGCGGCGCAGGATCGGTGCGCGGTCAGGAATTCCAGTCGCTGGGCGTGCCTGCGGCGGGCGGGATCTCCGGCGGGCGCGGCTATCTGGCCCTATCGGGCGAGGTGCGCGGGCGGATCGGCGAGAAATTCACCCTTGTCGGCTTTTACGATGTCGGGCTGGTGGATGCGGAGAGTTTTGTCTCCTCGGACTCGGCCCGCCATGCCGGCGCCGGGTTCGGGCTGCGCTACGACGTGGCCGGGATCGGCGCCATCCGTCTGGATCTGGCCTATCCGGTAGACGGTGGCAGCGACGACGGCTTGCAATTCTACATCGGGATAGGACAGGCATTTTGA
- a CDS encoding glucokinase produces MGSDMTVLVGDVGGSNTRLALAGPEIGVTALQSFANDSFSSLDDVLAAYCSQPDLPPLAGACIAVAGPVYGNEYQLTNRNWQGTAADLSRQLQLGEGARVDVINDLAALGHSLPALIPGQLSSLRAGHQRGQQALVAGIGTGFNVSLSVDGHTAEAEMGHTSLSAPVARGLVERLGERAAGFATNEDLFSGRGLVRYHQAWHGVAAEGGAQIVADYLADADSPAAETVTSWARLLGDFARELVPTYMPGQGIFFAGSVARGVLGTPACEIFLKSFLQPATGVQSRCETTPLWLITDDAAGVSGAARFAIEMAGRSR; encoded by the coding sequence ATGGGCTCGGACATGACAGTGCTGGTTGGCGACGTGGGCGGCAGCAATACGCGGCTGGCCCTTGCCGGTCCTGAAATCGGCGTCACGGCGCTGCAAAGCTTTGCTAATGATAGCTTTTCCAGTCTCGATGACGTGCTTGCAGCCTATTGCTCGCAGCCCGATCTGCCGCCTTTGGCCGGTGCCTGCATCGCGGTGGCGGGGCCTGTCTATGGCAACGAATATCAGCTGACCAACCGCAACTGGCAGGGGACGGCAGCGGACCTGAGCCGACAGTTGCAGCTAGGCGAGGGCGCGCGGGTTGACGTGATCAACGATTTGGCCGCGCTCGGGCATTCGCTGCCCGCACTGATCCCGGGCCAGCTGTCGTCGCTGCGGGCGGGACACCAGCGCGGACAGCAGGCGCTGGTGGCGGGCATTGGCACCGGCTTCAACGTGTCCTTGTCGGTGGATGGCCACACTGCCGAAGCCGAGATGGGCCATACCAGCCTGTCGGCGCCTGTCGCGCGTGGTCTGGTCGAACGGCTTGGAGAGCGAGCTGCCGGTTTTGCAACCAATGAGGATCTGTTCTCCGGGCGCGGGCTGGTGCGCTATCATCAGGCGTGGCATGGCGTCGCGGCAGAGGGCGGCGCGCAGATCGTCGCGGATTATCTTGCCGATGCCGACAGCCCTGCCGCCGAGACGGTGACCAGCTGGGCGCGGCTGCTGGGGGATTTTGCCCGCGAATTGGTGCCGACCTATATGCCGGGACAGGGGATCTTTTTTGCCGGCAGCGTGGCACGGGGCGTGCTCGGCACCCCGGCCTGCGAGATATTCCTCAAAAGCTTCCTGCAACCTGCGACCGGCGTGCAGAGCCGGTGTGAAACCACGCCGCTGTGGTTGATCACCGACGATGCCGCTGGCGTCAGCGGGGCGGCGCGTTTTGCAATCGAAATGGCCGGCCGCAGTCGCTGA
- a CDS encoding translocation/assembly module TamB domain-containing protein codes for MKHLLAALRPATLFSPLLVAVALTMAPLETPAQERQESGGLLVDFLEDTLSGESRAIRVTGLEGALSSQATLQKLTVADSEGIWLTIEGAELDWNRLGLLRGDFSINTLKADRIHIERAPAAPLDDPNLPTPEAAPFQLPELPVSINIGEIKVGRLTLGQDLVGVAAVLTLDGSMSLANGALDSALQITRLDRDSDQLTLEAGFANDTGNITVDMVLQEEDGGLVSTALGLPGGPDIRLALQGRGPVEDFSAELALDTDGTRRLGGTVVLSPAGDAPADPSAGSRPIGFRADLNGDITALVDPVYQPFFGPDMRARLRGQTRAMGGVMIDDLALSTQALEVSGFVEMAAGGELESADLSAAVTPPPGQEAVVLPVAGGSTTVTDLALHARKPAGRDWTVTARMKRLANPALRIARAELEMTGTLDQSSGLALDGQIAAALTGLRPTDPALAEALGAAITFDGQVTTDGPGALRITNMLLLGADYGATGAVTIDGLESGLRISADIDANAQNLARFSSLAGQSLDGRMTAKAVGSTTPLSGAFDIDLAVRGQDLSAGLRPVDDLIGGTTTIALKAGRDEAGLSIDSFALEAKGLSARANGQLGSTSGNLSLGATLKQLEKVLPQAPGALQFSADITRENQTFSGIAELQGPKSSRAELTGQININGDGDLEFDAAINALERFVPTLAGSLSAKGTASRRAGVWTFDGAAEGPAGLSADLDGTVSENKGDADITFDALVAEVQRFVPGLPGRLTAEGTARRRDGVWQIDSRAIGPAGVTSTVAGSWDEVQGRADIDARGQLRLEGLNPFMSPNLIRGPAQFDLSLEGEPSLANLSGQIRTSGTSLAIPAAAQRIDDITATVSIARSRADLQLTAQPRDGGQLRVSGPIGLIAPFDAQLQIALTNVGLSDQLSYDTQLSGALSLTGGLIGTKSLSGRIDVGETNINLATAGGSVTAAPIPDIRHQGEPAEVRRTRARAGLINTGGGGGGAGRTLLDVLISAPNRINARGRGVRAELGGQIQLRGSTANLAPSGQISLIRGTFDILGRRLALDEGQITLQGDLRPYLLLRSSAATSEGTATLELSGLIDSPSIKVTSEPERPSEEALALLLFGDNIQDLSPLALARLASSVATLSGRGGSNRAESKLRDETGASNVELGLDNIGAGLLDIGGYVSENVYTDFNVNTRGDSELSINLDVSKSLTVTGKVDGEGETGIGLFFKRDY; via the coding sequence TTGAAACATCTTCTCGCAGCCCTCCGCCCTGCCACCCTGTTCTCGCCGCTGCTCGTGGCTGTGGCGCTGACAATGGCCCCTCTGGAAACACCCGCGCAGGAGCGCCAAGAGAGCGGTGGCCTGCTGGTTGATTTTCTCGAAGACACGCTCTCGGGCGAGAGCCGCGCGATCCGCGTTACCGGGCTGGAGGGGGCGCTGTCCTCGCAGGCTACGCTGCAAAAGCTGACCGTGGCAGATAGCGAAGGCATCTGGCTGACCATTGAGGGCGCAGAACTGGACTGGAACCGCCTAGGCCTGCTGCGCGGTGATTTCTCCATCAACACGCTAAAGGCGGATCGCATTCATATCGAACGCGCACCCGCTGCGCCGCTGGACGACCCCAACCTGCCAACCCCCGAGGCGGCGCCGTTCCAGCTGCCGGAGCTGCCGGTGTCGATCAATATCGGTGAAATCAAGGTTGGGCGGCTGACACTTGGGCAGGATCTGGTCGGGGTGGCGGCGGTGCTGACCCTTGATGGTTCGATGAGCCTTGCCAATGGCGCGCTCGATAGCGCCTTGCAGATCACCCGGTTGGACCGCGACAGTGATCAGCTCACCCTGGAGGCGGGTTTTGCCAATGACACCGGCAATATCACGGTTGATATGGTGTTGCAGGAGGAAGACGGCGGGCTTGTGTCCACCGCGCTTGGCCTGCCGGGCGGCCCCGATATCCGTCTCGCCCTGCAAGGACGCGGACCGGTTGAGGATTTCAGCGCCGAACTGGCACTGGATACCGACGGCACCCGACGCCTCGGCGGTACTGTTGTTCTGTCGCCTGCCGGCGACGCCCCGGCGGATCCCAGCGCGGGCAGCCGCCCCATTGGCTTTCGTGCGGATCTGAACGGCGATATCACCGCGCTGGTCGATCCGGTCTATCAGCCGTTCTTCGGCCCAGACATGCGCGCCCGGCTGCGCGGCCAGACCCGCGCCATGGGCGGGGTGATGATCGACGATCTGGCGCTTTCGACACAGGCGCTGGAGGTTTCCGGTTTTGTTGAAATGGCCGCCGGTGGCGAACTTGAAAGCGCCGATCTGAGCGCTGCGGTCACCCCTCCGCCGGGACAGGAAGCGGTGGTCCTGCCGGTGGCAGGCGGTTCGACCACGGTCACCGACCTTGCGCTCCATGCACGGAAACCCGCTGGCCGCGACTGGACCGTGACCGCACGGATGAAACGGCTGGCCAACCCCGCGCTGCGCATTGCCCGTGCCGAGTTGGAGATGACCGGCACCCTGGACCAGAGCAGCGGTCTGGCGCTGGATGGGCAGATCGCCGCCGCGCTGACCGGGCTGCGCCCCACCGACCCTGCATTGGCCGAGGCCCTGGGGGCGGCAATCACCTTTGACGGGCAGGTCACCACAGATGGACCCGGCGCGCTGCGTATCACCAATATGCTGCTGTTGGGCGCGGATTACGGTGCGACCGGGGCGGTCACCATCGACGGTCTGGAAAGCGGGCTGCGCATCTCCGCCGATATCGACGCCAACGCCCAGAATCTTGCGCGTTTCTCCAGCCTTGCGGGACAATCTCTGGACGGGCGGATGACGGCAAAGGCCGTCGGCTCCACCACCCCGCTGTCTGGGGCCTTTGACATTGACCTCGCAGTTCGGGGTCAGGACCTCTCGGCGGGATTGCGGCCTGTCGATGACCTGATCGGCGGCACCACCACCATTGCGCTCAAGGCCGGCCGGGACGAGGCCGGGCTCAGCATCGACAGCTTCGCGCTGGAGGCCAAAGGGCTGAGCGCACGGGCCAATGGGCAACTGGGCAGCACCAGCGGCAACCTGTCCCTCGGCGCCACGCTGAAGCAGCTGGAGAAGGTCCTGCCGCAGGCCCCCGGAGCGCTGCAATTCAGCGCGGATATCACCCGCGAGAACCAGACGTTTTCTGGCATTGCCGAGCTGCAAGGCCCGAAATCCTCCCGCGCGGAACTGACCGGCCAGATCAATATCAACGGCGATGGCGATCTGGAGTTCGACGCCGCGATCAACGCGCTTGAACGTTTTGTACCGACCCTCGCCGGATCATTGAGCGCCAAGGGCACTGCCAGCCGCCGCGCCGGGGTCTGGACCTTTGACGGCGCGGCCGAAGGACCGGCGGGGCTGTCGGCTGATCTCGATGGTACGGTCTCCGAAAACAAAGGGGACGCTGATATTACCTTTGACGCGCTGGTGGCCGAGGTACAGCGCTTCGTTCCCGGGCTGCCGGGGCGGCTGACCGCCGAAGGCACCGCCCGTCGCCGCGATGGGGTCTGGCAGATCGATAGCCGCGCGATTGGCCCGGCTGGCGTCACCAGCACCGTTGCGGGCAGCTGGGACGAGGTGCAGGGCCGTGCCGATATTGATGCCAGGGGACAGCTGCGTTTGGAGGGGCTGAACCCCTTCATGTCACCCAATCTGATCCGTGGCCCCGCCCAGTTCGATCTCTCGCTGGAAGGGGAGCCATCGCTGGCCAACCTCAGCGGGCAGATCCGTACCAGTGGGACGTCGCTGGCAATTCCGGCTGCCGCCCAGCGGATAGATGACATCACAGCCACCGTCTCTATAGCGCGGTCCAGAGCCGATCTTCAGCTGACGGCGCAGCCCCGCGATGGCGGCCAGCTGCGGGTCAGCGGACCCATCGGGCTGATCGCGCCCTTTGATGCGCAGTTGCAGATCGCGCTCACCAATGTCGGTCTCAGCGATCAGCTGTCCTATGACACGCAACTCTCTGGTGCGCTGTCTCTGACCGGGGGGCTGATCGGAACCAAAAGCCTGTCAGGGCGGATTGATGTGGGCGAGACCAATATCAACCTTGCGACCGCAGGCGGCTCCGTTACCGCAGCGCCGATCCCGGATATCCGCCATCAGGGTGAGCCTGCCGAGGTGCGCCGCACGCGCGCCCGTGCCGGGCTGATCAACACCGGCGGCGGCGGTGGCGGGGCTGGCCGAACCCTGCTTGACGTGCTGATCAGCGCGCCCAATCGCATCAACGCCCGTGGGCGTGGCGTTCGTGCCGAGCTGGGCGGCCAGATCCAGCTGCGCGGCAGCACCGCGAACCTGGCGCCATCAGGCCAGATCAGCCTGATCCGTGGCACCTTTGATATTCTTGGACGACGGCTGGCGCTTGATGAGGGGCAGATCACCTTGCAAGGCGACTTGCGCCCCTATCTGCTCTTGCGCTCCTCGGCAGCGACCTCCGAAGGCACCGCGACGCTCGAACTCTCCGGGCTGATCGACAGCCCCTCGATCAAGGTGACCTCCGAGCCGGAACGCCCGAGCGAGGAGGCATTGGCGCTATTGCTGTTTGGCGACAATATTCAGGACCTCTCCCCGCTGGCGCTGGCACGGCTGGCGAGCTCCGTCGCCACGCTCAGCGGGCGCGGCGGCAGCAATCGGGCCGAGAGCAAACTGCGCGATGAAACCGGCGCCAGCAATGTTGAGCTGGGTCTCGACAATATCGGCGCGGGCCTTCTGGATATCGGCGGCTATGTGTCGGAGAACGTCTATACCGATTTCAATGTCAACACCCGCGGCGACAGTGAGCTGAGCATCAATCTGGATGTGAGCAAGAGCCTCACCGTCACCGGCAAGGTGGATGGCGAAGGCGAGACCGGGATCGGCCTCTTCTTCAAACGCGACTATTGA